The window AAACCCCCCAGGCGATGCCGAAGCGGGCCTGGGTGAGGCAGGAGAGGGGGGCTTTCAGGCCTTCCGCCTTGGGCAGGCGCAGGGCCTCGGGTACCCGCACCTCCTCCAGCACCAGCTCGCTGGTCACCGAGGCCCTTAGGCTCATCTTCCGCTTCACCTCCCGGGCCTGGAAGCCTTTGGTGTCGGTGGGGACGATGAAGCCCAGGACCCGCCCCTCCTCGTCCTTGGCCCAGACGATGGCGATGTGGGCCAGGTTGCCGTTGGTGATCCACATCTTGGTGCCGTTTAGCACCCAGGTGTCCCCCTCGAGGCGGGCCCTGGTCTTCATGTTGCCGTAGGGGTCGGAGCCCCCGTCGGGCTCGGTGAGGCCGAAAGCCCCCACCATCTCCCCCCGGGCCAGCCTGGGGAGGAACTCCCGCTTCTGCTCCTCGCTGCCGAAGGCGTAGATGGGGTACATGACCAAGGAGCTTTGCACGCTGACAAAGCTCCTAAGCCCCGAGTCCACCCGTTCCAGCTCGTAGGCGATGAGGCCGTAGGCGGCGCTACTGACCCCTGCTCCCCCGTACTCCGGGGGCAGGGTGGGGCCTAGGAAGCCTAGCTCCGCAAACCGGGGTATGAGATGGGTGGGGAAGACCCCTTCCTCCCACCACTGGCCGATGTAGGGCAGGGCTTCCCTTTCTAGGAAGCGGCGGGCGGCCTTTTGGATCTCCTTCTCCTCCGGGGTGAGGAGGTCTTGGATGGCGTAGAAGTCCAGCATGGGGCACCTCGAGGGGCAGTCTACCAAGGCTTTCCTCGTTTAGCCCCTAGCTCCGGGGTTAGGCGAGGACATCTACTCTGGGAACAGCCCCAAGGCCGGGAGACCACCCCACCTGGGCAGGGCACCCCCCTCCTGTTAAGTCCCGTGTAAGGTCCCCTGGCTAGGGTGGAAGGTGAGGAGGTGATGGAAAGATGCAAACCTCCCAGACCGGCTTTTGGTATCGGCTAGTGGCCCTTCTCCTTTCCCTTCTCCTCGCCGCCTGCGGGGGCAACACCGGTGGCGGTAACGCCCCAACCACCGGAACCGTGAACACCCCCGGTGGCCCCGTGCAGGTGGCCCTGCAGGGAGGGAGCTTCACCCAGGGACCTACGAGCGCCCAGGTGAACGCCCAAGGCTTCCAGACCCCCTATGGGGGCATCCGCTTCACTGCCCAGGTGCCCCAGACGGGGGGCACCCTCACCGTGACCCTCACCTTCCCCCAGGACCTCCCCCAGGGGGCGGTGCTCCTCAAGTGCCT is drawn from Thermus caldifontis and contains these coding sequences:
- a CDS encoding acyl-CoA dehydrogenase family protein; this translates as MLDFYAIQDLLTPEEKEIQKAARRFLEREALPYIGQWWEEGVFPTHLIPRFAELGFLGPTLPPEYGGAGVSSAAYGLIAYELERVDSGLRSFVSVQSSLVMYPIYAFGSEEQKREFLPRLARGEMVGAFGLTEPDGGSDPYGNMKTRARLEGDTWVLNGTKMWITNGNLAHIAIVWAKDEEGRVLGFIVPTDTKGFQAREVKRKMSLRASVTSELVLEEVRVPEALRLPKAEGLKAPLSCLTQARFGIAWGVLGALEAVYTEAVEFAKSRSTFGEPIAKKQLVQAKLAEMLADHTEGLLLAWRLARLKDEGKLTPAQVSLAKRQNVWKALKAARLARDILGGSGITLEYHAIRHMLNLETVYTYEGTHDIHTLVLGREATGLSAF